In Brachypodium distachyon strain Bd21 chromosome 2, Brachypodium_distachyon_v3.0, whole genome shotgun sequence, one genomic interval encodes:
- the LOC112270874 gene encoding nuclear transcription factor Y subunit B-4-like produces MSDTFNLSGFTLPGPTPRISHASTSAVGAGAGPGEEEEHQGGGGLLPIANVGRIMKGALPPEAKVSKRAKEAIQECATEFVAFVTGEASQRCRRERRKTVNGDDVCHAMRSLGLDHYAAAMGRYLQRHREAEELAAEINGRSVGGGGVPDFGGQIDVRAQLSVSGSRAGAGGSEKRLGRN; encoded by the coding sequence ATGAGCGACACCTTCAATCTCTCCGGGTTCACGCTACCGGGGCCTACGCCCCGCATCAGCCATGCATCAACCTctgccgtcggcgccggcgccggccccggggaagaagaagaacaccaaggcggcggcgggctgctGCCGATCGCGAACGTGGGGCGGATCATGAAGggggcgctgccgccggaggcgaAGGTGTCGAAGCGCGCCAAGGAGGCGATCCAGGAGTGCGCCACGGAGTTCGTCGCCTTCGTGACCGGCGAGGCCTCGCAGCGGTGCCGCCGGGAGCGCCGCAAGACGGTGAACGGCGACGACGTGTGCCACGCCATGCGCAGCCTCGGCCTCGACCActacgccgccgccatgggcaGGTACCTCCAGCGGCACCGCGAGGCcgaggagctcgccgccgagaTCAACGGCCgcagcgtcggcggcggcggggttcCGGATTTCGGAGGCCAGATCGACGTCAGGGCCCAGCTGTCAGTGTCCGGGTCcagggccggcgccggcggcagcgagaaGCGCCTTGGCAGGAATTAA
- the LOC100833879 gene encoding nuclear transcription factor Y subunit B-1 produces MADYHGGGGGSPERRLLEAGGGSGEQQDQGMGIKEQDRLLPIANVGRIMKQILPPNAKISKEAKETMQECVSEFISFVTGEASDKCHKEKRKTVNGDDVCWAFSALGFDDYVDPMRRYLLKFRELEGDRAAAAASSRGAAAGFQAGADHPAASSSAAAAAAGHFMFDAMDRPDNNNSGSRQF; encoded by the coding sequence ATGGCCGACtaccatggcggcggcggcggaagcccgGAGCGGCGGCTGCTGGAAGCAGGAGGCGGATCAGGGGAGCAGCAGGATCAGGGGATGGGGATCAAGGAGCAAGACAGGCTGCTGCCGATCGCGAACGTGGGGCGGATCATGAAGCAGATCCTGCCCCCGAACGCCAAGATCTCcaaggaggccaaggagacgatGCAGGAGTGCGTGTCGGAGTTCATCAGCTTCGTGACCGGGGAGGCTTCCGACAAGTGCCACAAGGAGAAGCGCAAGACCGTCAACGGGGACGACGTCTGCTGGGCCTTCTCCGCCCTGGGATTCGACGACTACGTCGACCCCATGCGCAGGTACCTCCTCAAGTTCCGCGAGCTCGAGggcgaccgcgccgccgccgccgcatcctcccgcggcgccgccgccggcttccaggccggcgccgaccaccctgctgcttcctcttccgccgccgccgccgccgcaggtcATTTCATGTTCGACGCCATGGATAGGCCCGATAATAATAACAGCGGCTCCAGGCAGTTTTGA